NNNNNNNNNNNNNNNNNNNNNNNNNNNNNNNNNNNNNNNNNNNNNNNNNNNNNNNNNNNNNNNNNNNNNNNNNNNNNTTTTTCTAATCTTTTTTGTTCTGCCTCTAATGGTCTAAGATTTCCCCTACCTGGAAAAGCATCTTCTCCATATAGACTATATTGTTTTACCCATCTTCTGATAGTTGTAGGGGTAACACCAATATCTCTAGCTACATCAGTTGTTTTCTTCCCTAATTCGGTAATAAGTTTCACTATTTCTTTCTTATAATCATCAGTAAATTTATTTTTATTGTTCATAGCTGAAACACGCCCTTTCTTTTTTTATTATACCAACATTTCTACGTGTCCAGCAAATCTAGTACAGTCTAAGCTTCGGTTTTAAATGGGATGGAGGTTAAATCGTCTGGTTCAAATATATGCCACAAATTATAGTATCAACCGCTTATTGCTGGGAAAGTATTTTATAAAATGTTCCCTAATCCTTTGACAATACAGTAAACAATACAAATAAGGTAACAGGTATTTACTACCTGCTACCCCAACTATTGACAAAGAACCAAATTTTATAACCAAATTTTATAGGAGTATGGGGTGAAACAATGTTAAATATTAAAAAAAACAATATTATAGCTTTTTTTTGCTTGATTTTTTATAAATTAATACTAGATGCTTTTTACATATTTTTCATACACAAATATTATGAGTATATGGGTTTTAGTTTAGATTTTAATGGATACAAGTATTTACTAAGCCTAATGTTTATTATAATTTTATTTACATTTTTACCTAAAGATTCTCAAAAGCCTTCTTCAATATTTTTACAACTACACTTAATAGTAATGTTTATTCCAATGCTTACAATATATGCATTTATGAATGAGTCAACTAACTTTATGTTAATAAATGTGCTTGCTTTTCTATCGCAATGTATACTAATAAATTTAATGCCTAACATAAAAATTGCAAGAATAAAAAATAGTAAAAAATTATTATATTTATTATTATGTGTAATAACTATATTTGTGTATTTATCAATGATTCGGGCAAATGGGTTACCATCACTAAAGACACTTAATATTTTGAATGTCTACGATGTTAGAAGCAATGTAGCTTACCCTTTTTTAATGAACTATTTAGTAAATTGGCAAGCAAAAGTCATTAATCCTTTCTTAATTACAGTAGCT
The window above is part of the Anaerobranca gottschalkii DSM 13577 genome. Proteins encoded here:
- a CDS encoding transposase — encoded protein: MNNKNKFTDDYKKEIVKLITELGKKTTDVARDIGVTPTTIRRWVKQYSLYGEDAFPGRGNLRPLEAEQKRLEK